TACCGAAAGCACTGCTAACGTGTCCCCGATCATACTAGATCCGAGATCTCCACATATAGAAAAAAGATAACTACGTTTATTAACCAATAATATGTGATTATGCTCTCTCACCCCTGATCCTCCTGGCAAGCTGTATGTCCTTGGGCATGATGGTAACACGCTTAGCGTGGATGGCACAAAGGTTGGTGTCCTCAAAGAGGCCAACCAAGTACGCCTCAGCAGCCTCCTGCAGAGCCAAAACAGCTTGCGATTGGAAACGCAGCTCCGTCTTAAAGTCCTCAGCAATCTCACGTACCAGACGCTGGAAAGGCAACTTGCGAATTAACAACTCAGTCGATTTCTGGAATTTACGAATCTCACGCAGAGCCACGGTACCAGGGCGATAACGGTGTGGTTTCTTCACTCCAGCCGCCACAGGCGCTGATTTACGTGCAGCCTTAGTAGCCAGTTGTTTACGAGGGGCCTTGCCACCAGTTGACTTGCGCGCAGTCTGCTTGGTGCGGGCCATCTGTACAAACCGTCAACAAATCGCAGTCAAACA
This is a stretch of genomic DNA from Babesia bovis T2Bo chromosome 1, whole genome shotgun sequence. It encodes these proteins:
- a CDS encoding putative histone H3 — protein: MARTKQTARKSTGGKAPRKQLATKAARKSAPVAAGVKKPHRYRPGTVALREIRKFQKSTELLIRKLPFQRLVREIAEDFKTELRFQSQAVLALQEAAEAYLVGLFEDTNLCAIHAKRVTIMPKDIQLARRIRGERA